AATCACATCGGTGTTTTAGGTGAGAGttcagaaaagaaattaagttaTGAAGGCTACATTCTTGTTAAGTCGGAAATTCTAGTTGGGATCCGATTCggtcaaattttataatacacttattatataattggtgtGCAGCTGCACTTGctattgattgatttgattcgattaAAAACCTAATTCCAAcaaggaaaatataatttcagaaTAGGTATGGCAATTGGTCCTGAACCCACCTTATTTGGAGTGGGTTTTCATGCTACAATTGAGTTTTGTAGCAAGTCTTAGGTTTAATGTTTTAAATCTGGACCAGGCGTAGTTTGTAACTTTGGtgtatatataactaaaatatatttctggaAAGTCTTAGAGCAATAAgatatgtacatataattttttaaaaaaagatgtatttatgttttagtaattaatactattgtaacatatttataattatataattgtgttatttattaaaaaaatatatttttaagtaatattttaaaatttttaaatcaagtCTTGTGGTTCTGTCGGACCTAATTGATTTGGAGGGGGGTCAAGGTCccatatgtaattaattagttttctttctaaaaGTTCGTGGGTCATGACATTATCCTTTTCTTTAATCAGGAGGATTATTTGCTTATTAAGGGAAAATGTCATTTTTCTGCAGTAATTTAAggtctttttatttcttattctattaattacgagatttttctttttggtttagtaacttttgaaaaatagcaCTTTTGATCACATGTCACATTTtcgttatatattttaaccaGGTGATTGTTAGagcttttatatttttggtccaataTATTAcaagattttcatttttggttcaataacttttaaaaaataactttcttggtcttataactttaaaaaaatagtatttttggtcctatacaCTTAACGACCATGTGGCTTTTTCCattaaatatctaacaaaaatatattattggacaaaagtgttatttttttaaaaaattacataaccaaaatgataatttcataatcaatgaaattaaaaaagaaaaaaaaaacctaagtTATGAACAAAAAGTGTCATTGTCCcacttattaatatatttcatatggAGTCAAGCACAACAATCCCCTCTGGGGATCTTTTAGGGCCCAATTGAATAAGATGTCGACccatagattttttttttctttaactatTTACGCtattagcaaaaatatagataaggCTGAGTTATAATATGATACTCATAGTgaagaataaattatcaaatcttATTCAGCGTCTAATCATAGAGAAGGGTATATTGAAGAGTCAATCTACCATTACCAGGTCTTGTAAATAGCCCCTACTTCATATTGCACTTTCTAGGGAAAAGATAacctttttgaaaaatagagCCTTATAATAGaacgtaaaaaaataaaataaaactaataattaaggtcacatatttaatttggagGGAATTATGTCTAAATTCTAGTTCGGACTTGATTCagctaaatttgaattaattatataacaaactCGATATACTTGGCCGTGTGATTAGTGTACGGTatagaaaaaatgatcaatcatataacaagtgtACCATACTTATtctgtgattgatttaatttcgCCACACCTATTGtgacaaaaattttctgtCTACCTAATCTCAAATCTTGGTTGCATTCTCATCAGGAACCGCCTCCACCACAAGGCAACACGAAAAGCAATAAACAGAAATTAATCAGTTTAGCTCTCGATTTTTTCGGCGTGGAGTTAAAAGACACCACAATTGATAATCCCAGGCATCTGTTGGACCTTGCTTTGAAATCCTTATTCCATGAGAACCAAGATTCTTCACTCCAACAAGATTCTCGTTCGATCCAAGTGAGCCATGACAGCTCCCTGACCGAGGCTAGAAGTGCATCAGAGCTAGAAATGTACGGGATCCAGTTCCAGCCTGGCGACCGTAAGAACCTGACGAAGGTCGAATTCAAAAACGGGGTATTGACAATTCCTCCACTTGTGATTCAAGAATCCACAGAGGCAATGTTCTGGAATTTCCTGATCTTTGAGATGTCGTCTTGCAAGTCCCGAATCTTCACGTCTTACGTTGTCCTAATGGACACCCTCATCAATAAAGAGAAGGATGTCGAGCTGCTTTTAGACTCCAAGATTTTGGTGTCCAGGCTAAATGACATCAAGAGCCTGGTTTCATTGTTCAATGATTTGTCAACGACTGTCAGTCAGAAAGACTTCTATTTTGAGCCACTTATAGAGAAGGTTAATCGATACTGCCGGTCCGGTTGGCGTCCGCAGAGAGCGTACTTAGTGCAGAACTACTATGACGCGAGGTGGGATGTGCTCAACAACATTCTTCTCTTCATTTTCACCGTAACTCAAACGTTGTTTTCTATCCTGTCGTACAAGCCGAAAGGGTCGTAATTATGATATATACCCTCTCTTACGTTTGTCTAAATGCTACTTGCTTTGGTATGATGTGCCTGTTTGAATTCAGATTCATTTCTGACTTTATAATTCCATGTTGTtgtctgaaaataaaaatatttttattatttgatttcaaaatattaacctTATATGATGGGAAAtgctattttatttactatggGTATCATTTAAGGATGATAATGGAGTAGGTACGACGCGGGTTTGACCGGACGAGATAGACCCAAGACCACCCCGTCCTAGATTTTCTTATGTCCAGCCCTCTCCCACCCTGCCCCATCCCGTGGGGCCGGGTTTGCCTCGATAGACccagattttttttaaatggataaagaaaatgaaagaagagatAAACAACAATAAAGGGTGAGGTGGCGGAGATGCAAGGTGGCGACAGCGCGAGACAAGAGAGCTATGACTAAACagtgagagaaaagagagattgagagaaaaagaataaaatggaGAGATAAGGGGATCTGTGTCAAAAACTGCAAAATCTTTCCCCATAATTGCTTAGTTTGtgcattaaactaaaaaatagagagagataATGATGATTGAATTCCATTCAAGataaaaacaactaaattccTTTATCACAACTATAAATGTTATAATACTTCAACAATGACGAGTTGCATCTAATGCCCTCAAACAATTAGAACTAAGGTAGTGTTTAGCTTGGATGTTGAACTCTCATTACTAGCTTGTGTGAGGCAGAAATGTTCCCTAGTTATGATCGATTTGAGAGTTAGCTTAGTAGATCAAGAACATggtatcttaaaatttgataatattgatGTTGAGGCTTCTCTTTTTTGAATCTTACtggaaaaattgcaatctaGTCCTATATGTTAAGGGGAGTGGCGATCGTCGTCCTATAGGTATAATGTGCAttggaaattttaattctacgtactcttttttttttttttttataaaaaatctagttcttccaaaaatcaaaataaatagcaaGAGCAATTAGGATTCGAGGGGAAAAGGTGCATTTGTTTCAATTGGACACCAATCTAGGATGTGATAGGTTACGTGGCATTAGGTTTAGACATTTGGGGGGGAGATTAATAGCCCATTTGCATTCTCTAGTGCACAATAGAATGAACAAAATTAGTGATTACATACAAAATGTCCAAAAATTTCATCTAAAATGTCCACACCTAATGTCACGTAAGATTCCACATCCAAAATTGGCGTCCAATTGACCAAAAAAgcctaatttttgtaaaattcttaATTGCTCTGATGGAATTTTGCTTGGTTTCTGATGGAAATACCTAAAATTGTCACAAAATCGTAATTGTATGACCAAAATTTCCAGTGCCTAACTAACAAAACAACGGTCGCCATCCCATTTAATATAcaagattataattaattataatcttgTCAATCTTGATGTTGAAACTACTTTTGTTGTGTTCTTCCTCTTTAGCCATGTTGTGGTGCTCTTTAATAAGACACAAGAGGGGCATTTATAAATTGCAACATAAAAACTGTAGAAtcaatattctttaaattcatcacataatataaaaactttttcaaatgattataaatatatctttgtGTGGTTGTTGGATTGGGCTTTTTGAATAGGCTGTGAAGGCATTTGCATTACATAAAGAACAATGATTAAGTTGGAAATATCACCACCATCatcattgtaataataataacaaaagaagTGTTAATGTATGAATCTCTAAAGATGCATCTGACATGCTATATCATACCTACTTGAAAAAGATATAAGTAACCCTTCAAGAATACTAAAATACAACTAGAGCCTCAAGATTCATCTCCTTTTATTTTGGATTCGGTCGGGTCTTTCTATCTCCAGTCGAGTCGCTCAATCCAACCTCCTCCGATGACCTGGGATCTAGACCATAGATCATCTGACAATTTATGATTTGAGATGACGCCACGTGAATCATAAGGTGGGCACATTTAGCCTTATAAATATCCCCATCGAATGGCATTTATGCTAAGACATATTTATTACTCATTACCTTATTTACTACTGGAGCTCGCCATTTATCATCTCAAACTTGAGCTGAATTAGGCATTAGAGGGTATTCATCGAAAACCATCCCGGTTAGCCTAATATGCTTTCCTCTTTTCAATGACCACCAAGCATTCGGAATACTCATTACGGATCGTGGATCATCACTTCATGGAAGATCACGAATCTGACATCCTTAATTAGGCACAATGTGAAGGTCTTGAAAGGATGTAGGGGCATCAGAAAAGACCTCTCTGGTTGAGTAGATGTTGTAGGTTCTGTAAACTATGTGGCATCTGACAAGAAATGACAAACATTATCACTATTTAACACTATGCATTcttaaataataacatttatagaacatatgaaatattataaccTTTGTGTGCATCATTAGGTAACTCAAAACTAGATAAATTTGTGGAGAACGTGGGAAATTCATTAACTATGGTTATTGGCAAAACATTTCCAACATCATTGATACTAGCTAAGTTCTTTTAGGCtattaatttgacaaaataGCACCATTTCAATGTCTACCTCAGgatgttaatttaaaaatgtgtGAGTTTTATTAGCTTGTGAAAAATCAGTAGGTATCGACACTCACATAAAATCCAATACTAGTATACCtctatttatgaaattattgaccACATATATAACATACAGATATGGATGTATCGCACCCATTAATGAAAATACCTAAATACCCCTTTTAGTGGGCTAACATTCAAGCCACAGGATCTGTGTCTCTGGCTCCGGGTCCGGTGGCTCTTGTAAAAGATCAATACTCAACAACAGAAAAGTTTGTTAACCATCAATCATACTAACAAGAGAGAAGGTACCTCCTTTAAATAGAAGTTCCCTCAAATAGTTACAACAAGAACTCAAGACAGTTAATCAGCTGCTTCCAAGAACTAACCTAACGTCTGCTTTACTAAATTGGAAGCCAAAGGAAGAAGCGCTTAAGAATGACTAAaagcataaaaggaaaaaacgcCTAATACAAAAGCGTGTAGCATAAAAGCGCATATTACTAATAAAAGcgcaaaagagaaaaagtacGACTACAACGTCTTAAGGACTGAAGAAAGTTTGATGCTTTGTTGCTTTGTACTGTTGCTTGTTGTTGTTCCATATCTCTACAGATCTTCCCAATCTGACCCGGCGACTTGCTCAGTAACTCGGCCAAGAACCCAAGATTTTGACTCGCAGGATGTTTGACAATTTCGACCTTACGATAACGCCACATGGACCAAGCATGTATGGACATAtagtcctataaataccctcaaGCTACCACATTCATGGTAAGATATTTTTTACTGTTCACGATATCATTTACTACTTGAGATCGTTATTCGCATCTCGAACAATAACTGATTTAAACATCAGAGGGTTGTCGCTAGTTGCTGCTACCACATTAAAAGAGATCGCGTATCCGATCCTGGATCACATACACCTGAAACAAGttgatttacaaaaattttcttgattcaaAAGACTATTAGGATCGCCcttgtaagaaaatatatggtTAGTGGCGGCatctacaaaaatattaaacctATTAAGGACTTGTTCAGGGTTTGTTTACTTTGTTTTAGTCCAACCCAATACAAACTTTTCAAAGCCGATACAAAAATTGTGGCCTGAGAACTATCTCACCTCCTCTAGTGGATAATTATCAAGCTTGGCCCAAATGTAGGTATTAAGTTTTGTTGGTGCAAAATGTCCTAAGTTTTTTGCACCAAATTACATTGTTGTccctaattatgtgaaaaattacTCCTtcattgataataattttgtcttattcttgggcattttggatatttttctaTCCTACCACAAGTTCATAACATTCTTAATAAACACTGCATAAAATTATCCtacattttttcaacaaatatcCAATCATGTAAAGAAagatattacataaaatctaTCAAAACTTACCACATACACTATCGCTCATTATTTATCACATCATATTCTCATCACATTTAGTAAACAGGTCCTAAGTTTAGTAAAACACTAAATAGATTAACATTCTTAGGTAGAAACCTCAAAGCTATTAACGATTTTCACCTGATGATGTGGAAATTGATGCAACATCTTCATTTTGTGCAGTAGGTTGATGCTATAAATTAGACAAAAGATGGCACTCGACataaaactattaaaatttgaaatattttgaataaaaatcaaatttagtgAAATGGTACTACCTTTTGGTACTTAGAGTTTGGATGGGGACTTATCCAACCTTCGATAAAACtaccaaaatgaaaagaaaggatattaaattttgtcgCATGTACTATTAATAAATGtgatatgaaatattttttcctcacACTATGAAGTAAATGATGTGCATGACAACCTTTCGTTCCTCACAATAGTGTGTATCAATTAcgaagaaataatatttttatcacaaTAGAAACATAAGTCGTCTGAATTTATACGGGTATAATGTGAGAAGAAAAAGttactcaaattaaaattgatatggGAAAAAGTTTTAGTTCCAGCCTCCCTTAACAATTTTAGAGAAGAATTTGATTTATCATGAGTGTAAACAACCTAACAACTTCCCTAAAACTATGTCGTATCAACTATGTCGtatcatattaattgatttatattataatctcTACACAAATCAAAATAGAACTAAGCAATcttcacaaaatatttattgtcttACTTCCTTGAAACTAGATTTAAATCCAAAGTGTAACTTATCTAAATAGAGAGTTTTTCTACTTGGGCAAAGTGGAGTTTCTGCTGCATTCACCGATCACAATTCATCTTCACTCGTCAAAGAGTTCAATGTTTGATCTgtcaaaatcttgaaattatattctatttaatctcaattttgatttcttatatgtatattgaataatacccataaaaagaaataggCTCGTGCAGCCCAGGGAATAAGGCCCCAAGACAAGAAGAAGCGCATTTGGCCTTGGGACCAATGACCTTTATTAGGCAGAAGGATTACCTTAGGAATTGGACCAGACCTAATTGACTAAAAATAGGATAGAAACCTAGGGAGAGAGATTGTGCCACAAGCCCAGCCAATGGGAAGACCTGCACTAGACAGAAGACCTACCAAGAAGAAGGCACAAGTCCAGAAGCCTACCTGACCCGTTCATGTGATAGAGAAGTTTCCTCCAAGAAGGCGGGACTGATACATGATTAAAGGAAAGTGCAGTAGTAACGTTTTTACTTTACTCCTCActtctctcttttattttttctaccAAACCTTTCATCTCCTGGTTGGCTAATTTTCTAGGGCATCACCCATCCACCAACGACACTGGAATAGAACTGTCGCATCTTTTAATTACTATTGTTATCTACATAGAAATAGTAGAAGAAGAGAACTAAGTTATCAGATGATATTGATGCGGGGTTGATTCTCTCATAGGAACCCTCTAAATTGAATAGCCTATTCCTTCGTGGTGTTCtccctctctttttctttatttttttttttataatattcgatttattacataattcaatatattcaaatttaataattaattcaatagattaaaatttttaaattaataaatatgttcagaaattattgtaatagtaaACTATATGCCCACATTTATATGGCTTGGACCCATAACTTCTTGATTGGTTCTTGATACctatacatttatattatatataattgaaaagggGTGGATTGgtatctcaattattttttatttttaataattaattttatttattaatatattatcttatttattaattttccaCTCACCCACTCTTCTAACTCCCCATTCTCCTACtatcttttagtaatttatttttcattttttatattatttttttattaatttgatattaatattgcaTTGTATATActtcattaataataaatgttttactttaaataatatattaaaatttttacacaCATCGTGTGCCACAAATTACTAAGctatataattgaagagcaCCTTCtgatattttcaattttttgatccgtcattttttattttgtcattattttattactctttgtttttctttcttttcaacttCTACATCTCCcttttttcacctttttctctcttttcccAATATTTCTCACaacctttttctatttttaaatccaattaatatatatatatattttcaaagtaataataaatgtttaaaacttaaaattattatgccGAGCATTTGAGTTTGCCACATATACTAGTTATTTAAATACTACTTCAATGCATGTCTTGGTTAGTTAAAAGGAANNNNNNNNNNCGCATAAACTGCTTTCACGTTTAAGAAATCACATCTAATATTCTTATAATCTGCTATTATCTAACAAATGGTCTCaaacattaataatattaataaaatttcttgatattagcataaaaattaaataaaaatcaaattttacttGGGAGAAGGCCttataattatcccattaTAATTTGAGAACTTGCTACTCCCTTAACAttaatagttttctttttacttatttaattttttattacttaactTCTTATTTCTATCCAATTACACCGAAAGGCAAATTCATCACAATATCAGATTGACCAAAACTAAAACGATCACACTTGGAGAACTCTAAGCAAGGCatccaagaaaagaagaagcgTTTAGtccaagaaaatgaaggaGAGATCTAAGAACTTCCTTTGATTAGTTCAAAAGTTTCCGTAACATGATGGAGAATTAAGTAAAAATGCTAGCTAATGAACtgtatttgtatgtatatgttaCTTAAGAGTTTAACTGAACTTTTAGAATGCATGTTACATGATATTACATTCCTTGTCATCCACCCAATCCTTCACAAGCTGATACACCGGCAACAGGAAGAGGGTCTGGTCCTGTGCTTGTCTAGTTTCTATTCAGATGCACTGGGCTGATTTGTAGTACACAGGAAGGAATTCAAAGAAGTTGCATCACTTAGACCAATGCCATCACCAGGTGTATCCGGGGGGTAGAGGCTGATCAAGGTTGTTAGATGAACTCCAAGAAATTcgattatgaaaaaattagtgCATGTATATTAACTCTTCATCACCACATTCTCGAATAGCAACTTCCAATACAGTGCCAGAAGAGGGCGGTAGCACGTCACAACATTGTCTTCGTGGCGCTTGCAGCTGTATTATACGGTTTAGTAAGAAACCCAAAGAAAGATGAGATAAAATTTACGTTGTATATAGGAGTCATCTATGATtgtattaacatatatattgcACCTGAAATGTACCTGTTTGTGATCAAGGTCTTGTTTTTGTGAGAAAACTCTGATCTCTTCAAGCTTCCGTGGAGAGGCCATGTCGAACGTGCAGTTATCTGAGGTCATCATTCTGTAAGTGCTTCTTATTCTATTTCTTTCAGATAAGACGTTGTGCAAGAAGAACACAGGAGGCCTCCGGCATGGATCAGGGTTATATCCCAACGTGTCGATAACATATAAATCATTAATACCGCCGCCCTTTCTCCAGGGAACATACGTCTCCTGAGTTCGAATAGCATCTGGTAAGAATACATTGTGTTGGAAGATTTGAACAGCATAGCCCCACGAGACGGAGATTGTCCAAGAAAACCACCGATCATAGCAAACTGTTTGTTGCATAACCCTCTGGGAGTCGATGCTTATTGCTTTAAACAAGTGTTCCAGGGCCTTTATTGGTGTCATTTTGGGGAAAATCGCGTCCATTGCCTCCCAATGATGGAGGGAAACGAGGGGCCTAATGGGATGAGAAGCCAAGAGACCGAACACACTTCCACGAACATCCATCtgatatatcaaatttcatgttCTCAAACAATGAACCTCATGTTGAACAAAAtgacagaaaaagaaaatgaatagtATTGGTTAATCAGGTAAACATCTCAAAAGCTGATAAAATGGTTACCTGATGGAATCCAGGTTCATGTGTTAAACTAACGCCAAGCTCGGCCAGACAGGACTGGATCCTGCTGTCACTTCCATAAAGGTGTGGGTATCGTTCGAGGCAAGAATCAAAAACTTTAGCCAAAACCTTTGCCAGGGGATAGCTTATAGCAAAACCAGCTCCTCCGAAGGCCATTTCAAAGGAGAAGAgcttattttgaatataactTTCTGAATTTGTCCCAATGTAGTACCACAAGCCATGATCATACTTTGACAGGGTCTTCACCAGATTTTCAGGGAAGAAAACTGTATCATCATCCCCAAACACAAACCACCTCACATTCGAATGGTTAAGAGCTACAGTTTCCGAGACAACACGTGCAACACGTATAGCGGACCGCAGGCCGTTCCGATATGTGTAACGAAATCGAGATGTGTCTCCAGAGACGCATACAGGAGGAAGAGCACTTGCATCAGCCTGATCGACTGGTGTCGCATTTTGGGGTGCGTTTTCCAGGAACACACAACCCCTCATCTCCTGAGGCCTCCACCAGAGCCTAACATATTCCTTCCGACTCAACCAAGTTTTATCATTCGAGGCAATgccaaaaattatatgttcAAGAGAGGTTGGTGGATAAAGAGCCTGTAAAGAAGTGGAGATGTGTGTTACTTTAATATTCGGGACGATGAATGTAAGATATGTCATACATAGAAGACATGAAACTATCATGAATACTATGAGGCGATTGTATGAGTGGGGCCTGGGGACTGCTGATTTGTCCATGGAGAAGGCGATGGAGAGCTGAGGGGTTTACAGGAGAAGGTGGTAATACTTTTGGGCAGGTTTTGAAGTTCTGTGGCCACCCATGTTGACCCGCAATACTAGGCGGAATTAGACACATTTTTCTTAGAGAATTAGATACACCTCCACCTAGGAAGAAAACGTAGGAGTTCAGTTTGCTCGCATGAATTCAGTCCTAAACAATGGACTATGTATCGCACAGATGTCGAGAATCTGGAAGTCAACTTCTTTGATGAATGCTcaatccaatatttttttttactcgcACATTATAAGTTGCTGAAAGTGTCGTGCTTGAAAGGTGGTGGGAACTTGCCAGCTCAGGGCTACCAGACATTTCCCAGATGGCACTCAAAGTAAATATAGAAacatccaattaaatatacgTTCATTTTGGGAAGGAAGATTCTTGGGAGGTTCACactatatttgattttatttttaacttgttttgatatgttttgtaaaaataaagaggaaaaaaccaaagataaataaaaatgtattaaaaataatgtgtatatttgaatttatttttga
This genomic stretch from Sesamum indicum cultivar Zhongzhi No. 13 linkage group LG16, S_indicum_v1.0, whole genome shotgun sequence harbors:
- the LOC105178498 gene encoding UPF0481 protein At3g47200, with protein sequence MEGGGTSEAKENVKEKLINFMESEVETLHVPTTSPYIYKVSKELRQGHAKVFEPISISIGPLHHDDKSPAQEFKKWYLKNFVDRLKDAGVDKYKLAEVMSSLEPHIRQCYRDIDEQLARDKLVQIMLLDGCFIMDLLLSQESKDSNDSLVGRSEKVSVHTLQQDLLKIENQIPFFVLETLSDLTWTNQEPPPPQGNTKSNKQKLISLALDFFGVELKDTTIDNPRHLLDLALKSLFHENQDSSLQQDSRSIQVSHDSSLTEARSASELEMYGIQFQPGDRKNLTKVEFKNGVLTIPPLVIQESTEAMFWNFLIFEMSSCKSRIFTSYVVLMDTLINKEKDVELLLDSKILVSRLNDIKSLVSLFNDLSTTVSQKDFYFEPLIEKVNRYCRSGWRPQRAYLVQNYYDARWDVLNNILLFIFTVTQTLFSILSYKPKGS
- the LOC105178499 gene encoding uncharacterized protein LOC105178499, producing the protein MDKSAVPRPHSYNRLIVFMIVSCLLCMTYLTFIVPNIKVTHISTSLQALYPPTSLEHIIFGIASNDKTWLSRKEYVRLWWRPQEMRGCVFLENAPQNATPVDQADASALPPVCVSGDTSRFRYTYRNGLRSAIRVARVVSETVALNHSNVRWFVFGDDDTVFFPENLVKTLSKYDHGLWYYIGTNSESYIQNKLFSFEMAFGGAGFAISYPLAKVLAKVFDSCLERYPHLYGSDSRIQSCLAELGVSLTHEPGFHQMDVRGSVFGLLASHPIRPLVSLHHWEAMDAIFPKMTPIKALEHLFKAISIDSQRVMQQTVCYDRWFSWTISVSWGYAVQIFQHNVFLPDAIRTQETYVPWRKGGGINDLYVIDTLGYNPDPCRRPPVFFLHNVLSERNRIRSTYRMMTSDNCTFDMASPRKLEEIRVFSQKQDLDHKQLQAPRRQCCDVLPPSSGTVLEVAIRECGDEELIYMH